Genomic segment of Mucilaginibacter sabulilitoris:
GCAGCCCAATGGCGCAAAGCAACTGGTGCAAGATATATATAGTATAGAACCCGACTCTACACCACACGTATTAACTACCAGCCGCCCAAATGTGGTAATCATCCAGTTAGAAAGCTATACGGCAAGCATTATTGAATCATTGGGAGGCGACAAAGGCGTGGCCCCTAACTTCGAAAAGTTTATACGCAACGGTATCCTGTTCAACAACATTTATTCATCAGCCGACCGTACAGACAAAGGGATTATATCTATCATGAGCGGTTTCCCGTCGCAGGCTATTCGCACGGTTATTGCCGATACTTCGAAGCAAAAAAAGCTCCCCGCACTATCATCAGTATTTAAAAACGCCGGATACCAAACCACCTACTTTTACGGCGGCAAAAGCAATTACATGGACTTTAACGTATTTATGAAAAGCCACCACATTGATCATATTATTGATGAGCTTAGCTTTGATAAAAGCCAGGTAAAAACCGAATGGGGTGTTTATGATGATGTATTGTTAAACAAACACCTGCAATATAACCAGCAGCAAAAACAGCCTTTCTTCTCGTACTTGCAAACATCAACCAATCATGAGCCCTTTGTGCTCCCAGTAAAGGGCCATTTCCCGGATGACGATGCAGACGGTGATGCCAGTAATAAATTCAGGAGCACCGCCTACTTTACCGACTCATGCCTCAATGCTTATTTTGAACAGGCTAAAAAGCAAAGTTGGTATAAAAACACCTTATTTATTCTCGTAGCCGATCATGGTCATCGCCTGCCGCGTAATATATCCGAGGCTTATGATCCGGCTAAATATCACATACCATTGCTATTTTTCGGCGATGTGATAAAACCCGAATATCGGGGTAAAAAAATCAATAAACTGGGTGGCCAAACCGATATTGCCGCTACCCTGCTGTCGCAGCTGGGCATGCCACATGATCAGTTTAAATGGTCAAAAAACCTGCTTAATCCGGGATCTTCCGATTTTGCCTTTTTTGATTGGGATAACGGATTTGCCTTTATGTTGCCTCAGCAAACAGTATCATACGATAACTCAGGCCGGAGAATAGTTTACACTGGTAATAAAAACGCCGATCAGATAACTACCGACAAAACACTACTTTATGGCAAGGCGTTTTTACAGCAGGTATATACGGAATATATGGCTTTTTGACCGTTGATAGGCTTGATTATGTTGATTTCGCTGATTTTTAACCTCTTGTCATTCTGAGCGGAGCGAAGAATCTATTGTTGACTATTTATATCGCAGAATAGATCCTTCGCTCCACTCAAGATGACAAAGGGAAGTATTTAATTCAAAGTCTTCTCCAACTGCTCTACCCATTGGTTAAACAACCTGGTTTCAAATTCAACAGCTTTATTGGCATGGCTTTCCCAATCGGGTGAGAATTTATGCAGTTGGTTCAGCATTTCTTCAAGGTGACCTTCTTCTTCTAAAATAATCGATTTTACGTTCACCTTGCTGCCAGCCGCATCAAGCGCATCCTGGTATATAGGATAAAGTTCGTCCGCTCGTACCTCAATAGCATAGGTAACCAGCAAATACGCCGCGAAACGCAGTTCGGATCCGCTCAGGTTTAATTCCTTTTTCAGGTAACGACAAACATCAATATCCAGCTGATTTAAATAATACTTGCTTGAACCGGGCGCTAAAAGATATTCGGCTGCGTAAGTTGGCAGCTCCACACCTGTTTTTTCCAACTGTTTTTTTAAATAGAAAGCATGACGGTGTTCTTCGGCAGCGTGCTTTAATATAA
This window contains:
- a CDS encoding LTA synthase family protein gives rise to the protein MLRNLFSFIRFFVFWLVFFAITRATFEIYFFHKLKGAGFGEILQTFIYGIRLDASTAAYICTIPLLVFAVNWCIPRSTIKPIWLKVYVWFCLFCISLNTVLNFNIFREWGTKVTFRVFSSLYHAPSEALASTGSSPVGRCIVIGLLLMGSGILLSNYIINYQFKKPVTEPRLKAVLICLLLFINFLFMRGGLQTEPINQNAAYFSDREILNQCALNTEWNLFNNIFENFRRPYNPYLFMQPNGAKQLVQDIYSIEPDSTPHVLTTSRPNVVIIQLESYTASIIESLGGDKGVAPNFEKFIRNGILFNNIYSSADRTDKGIISIMSGFPSQAIRTVIADTSKQKKLPALSSVFKNAGYQTTYFYGGKSNYMDFNVFMKSHHIDHIIDELSFDKSQVKTEWGVYDDVLLNKHLQYNQQQKQPFFSYLQTSTNHEPFVLPVKGHFPDDDADGDASNKFRSTAYFTDSCLNAYFEQAKKQSWYKNTLFILVADHGHRLPRNISEAYDPAKYHIPLLFFGDVIKPEYRGKKINKLGGQTDIAATLLSQLGMPHDQFKWSKNLLNPGSSDFAFFDWDNGFAFMLPQQTVSYDNSGRRIVYTGNKNADQITTDKTLLYGKAFLQQVYTEYMAF